The Gemmatimonadaceae bacterium DNA segment TGCAAGGTGCGTTGTCAGCTCTTCTGTGATCCCGTCGCTGAAGTACTTCTGTTCGGGATCTTCGGAGAGATTGGTGAAGGGCAGAACGGCGATCGAACTCGTGACCACAGGGCTCACACGCTTTGACGCGCGAAGGCGGGTCATAGCCGACAAAGCCACTGTTGATAGTGTGAGGGTCACGAGCAGGATGGCTATCGCACGAGAAGCGCGGCTCCTGCGCCATCCAGTAAGGGCCGCCCAGCGCTGACGAGCTGCGCGAGCCGGTGCTGGCGCGCGGCCGAGCCGCACTGCGCTGAGCTCGGTTGAAACCTGCTGAGCGGTCGCTGGACGATTTGTCGGCGTTTTACGCAGAAGTGCGAAAAGAATTCCCTCAACGGCGGCCGGGATCTCGTTTCGGAGCCGAGAGGGTCGCTCCGGCTCGCGGTGCATGATCGCGTGGGCCATCGCTACGTCACCGTCACCCTCGAAAGGGCGGTGCCCGGTAATTGTTTCATAGAGTACCACTCCCAGCGCCCACAGATCTGTGCGGCCGTCGATCGGCTGCCCCCTGATCTGCTCCGGCGCCATGTACGCCACCGTGCCGAGCGTTGCGCGCGATGACGTAAGGCTCGCATCCCCTCCCTTTGCCAAGCCGAAATCCAGAAGCTTGACGGTGCCATCGGTCAGCAGCATGACATTTCCGGGCTTCACGTCGCGATGCACGATCCCGGCTTGATGCGCCGCACCAAGCCCATCGGCAATCTGCGTGGCGACCGCCACCGCGTACCCGATTGACAGCGGACCGTCGCGTGCGAGACGCGCTTTCAGGGTTTCGCCGGAATAGAGCGGCATCGCAAAGAACGGCTGGCCGTCCGCACTTTCGCCTACCTCGTAAACGCTGCAGACGTTAGGATGGTCGAGAGCGGCCACCGAGCGTGCCTCGCGGAGAAACCGTTTTTTGCTGGAGTCGTCGAAGCGGTGCCCGGGCAGCGGAAACTTCAACGCGACAGTGCGGTGCAGACGCGTGTCCTCCGCCCTGTACACCACACCCATGCCTCCTGCCTCGAGCGGCTCCAGAATTCGGAAGTGCGCCAGCGTCTTGCCAGTCAGTCCGAACAAATCGCGCGGAGGTGCAGGGGCATCATGCGCGTCCGGCGAGAGAACAAACGCTCCTTCAATGTGGCTCAACTGTTTTTCCGCCTCACTGTCCGCAGCCAGAAGTGAGGCAAGCGATGCGCGCAACTCGGCGTCGCTCCCGTCCAACGCTTCCAGTCGCGCCGCCTGCTCTGAGGAGTTCAACTCTACCAGCTCGTCGAATAGCGAGCAGACGTGCTCCCAGCGCCCGGAGTCGATCATCTACAGCGATGGCTCGGCGCGGAGTTCGAGCGCGAGCCACGCGCGAGCAGACCGCAGCTCCCGCTTAACCGTCGCAAGCGATACCCCTAGGGCCTCTGCCGTCTCTTCGAGGGAAAGTCCGCCGAAGTAACGCTGCTCGAGAATCTGGCTCTGCCGCTGATGCAACATTTCAAGTCGCTGCAACGCTTCATCCAGCTCCATAACCACGTCAAGCTTTGCATCCGGGATTGGAAGGTCCGCCCACTCGAGCGGGATTTGACCGCTGCCGCGCTTCCGGGTCAGACGCGCGCGTGCACGGTCTACCAGCAAATTGCGCATCACCCGCGACGCGAGTGCGAGAAAGTGACTCCGATGCTGCAGGTTCGGATTCCGCGTGTCGGCCAGCTTGAGATATGCTTCGTGTACGAGCTCCGTTGTGTTCAGTGACACGCCGTCGGCCTCGGATCTGAGCCGCTCGTGGGCGAGCTGGCGCAGCCGGTCGTAAAGAATCGGCACGATCTGATCAAGCGCTTTTTCATCGCCCCCGGCCCAGCTGCGAACCAAGCGCGTAATATCGGACGACTCTAATGACATGACTCGTTTTTCTCGAAGCACTGATGGTAAGCCGTTCGGCGCCGGAATCTCGCAATTACTGATAGGAGCAAGATACGAGTGGTTTGCAGCAATCGGGAGAAATGTGTTGCAAGACCGCTTCAAAATCTCGCGATTGGTCTTCTCGCTGCGTGCGATGCCCCTCGACTTCACCGCTGGCCAGTCAGATGCCGTGCGCCTTGTAAACCAATTGTGGGGCAAGGCTGATCGACTCCAATGAGGTTGCATCGCAGGCCCAAGCTGACTCGCTGAGCCGATACAGCGCCGAATCTCGCTATAGAGATGTAAGTACCTAACCCTTCAGCGGGAGACCGGCCTATGCAACCCCTTCGTTTAACGATAGTAATCCTACTTACATGCGCGGTATTTGCCGCTGGATGCGGGACTACAGAACCCGCCCCGGCAGTCCTTACGACGGTCGAGGTAACGCCGGGCCCGGCGTCGCTCTTCACCGCGTCGCCCGGAAATACTGTCTTGCTGACTGTGGTCGCCAAGGATCAGTACGGCACGCCAATCACCAACATCGCCTCGACCAGCTTCTCCAGCCAGAACGGTTCCGTCGCCACGGTTGGCAATGATGGAACCGTATCTGCCGCGGGGGCGGGTGTGGCTCAGGTCACGGCCTCTGTTACGGCAGGAGGAGTCACCAAAAGTGGTGCCACGACCGTGACGGTTAAGGTGGCTCCGACGGCGGCGACGGTCAGGGCACCCGACTTCACCTTTCTGCCGGACATTGTAGACATTAGCGTGGGGGGGAATGTGACATGGACTATAGGGGCCATTCATCACAATGTGACGTTCGACAGCCCGGCTGCCCCTGCCAGCATCGACGAGTTGAGGAACGCCTCCGCCTCCCGGACGTTTCCAGCCAAAGGAATCTTCGACTACGTTTGCGGATTTCACGCGGCGATGACGGGTACCGTGCGCGTGCATTGATGTCTTCCAATCCTGCCGCCGGTCTGAACCGGCGGCGATTTCTGCACGTCGCCGCGGCGGTTGCTGCTTCGGCGGGAAGTAGTATCACTCTGATTAGTTGCGGCGAGCCCGCGCCCGGGCCAGAGCCCGGCCCGGGCAGCCGCTCTGCGCTTCCAGTGCCCGCAACTTTATCGGCTGTTGGAGCCACGCTCATCGCCGGTTCCGGCCTCGCCAGAATTGCCCCGGGGGAGTCGTCGGCTGCCTGGTTATTCAATGGCATGCTGCCCGGACCCACGATTCGGGCGAGGCGTGGCGAACAGGCGCAGATACGTTTGATCAACCAGCTTCCCGAGCCTACCATCGTGCACTGGCACGGGCTTATTGTCCCTGAGGAAGCGGACGGCCATCCCCGCCGTGCGATTCAGGGTGGCGCGACGCTGGACTATCGGTTTCCGGTTGTCCAGCGGGCAGGGACATTCTGGTATCATCCTCATCCACACGGCCGCACTGCGGCGCAGATTCACCGCGGCCTTGCGGGATTCTTCATTATCAGCGACGAGGAGGAGGATTCACTCGGTCTTCCCAAGGGGGAGCGGGAGATTCTGCTTCTGCTCCAGGACAGGGACGGCGATGCGGGCAAGGCATTCGACTACGCGCCTTCAGATACCGACCTGCATGCTGGAATATTGCGTAATGTGGCGTTCGGAAACGGAGCAAGGATGCCGAGCCTGAATGTTATCGGCGGCCGTTATCGCTTTCGCGTGCTTAACGGTTCGCAGGCCCGGGTGTATCGCCTTGGACTTTCCAACGGTGCGCCTTTCTTGGTCATCGGGAACGATGGAGGACTGCTTCCTTCTGTTGCCCAGGTCGACAGCATCTTTCTTGGTGTGGGAGAACGTGTCGATTTCCTGGTCGATTTCGCCTCCGTAAAGGTGGGAAGCCGGCTGATGCTCAAGTCACTGCCGTTCGAAATGGCGACCACGTCCACTGGAAGCTTCACCCAAGGCGCGGAGATGGACCTGCTCGAGCTGTTGCGAACCGAAGGAGGCGGTGGAATCGAGCGGCCGCTTCCTGCGACGCTGTCAAACGTTGCGCCCCTCGCCGCCGCCGTCTCGGACCGGGCGTTTTTGCTCCGGAGTAGCAACCAGAAGGAGATGCACCTGATCAACGGCGTCTCATTCGACATGGACAGAATCGACGAGCGAATCCCTCTCGGGCAGGTCGAGCGATGGATTTTTTTGAATGACAGCCCGCTTCCCCATCCAGTGCACCTGCATGGTACACAGTTTCAGATCGAATCCCGCGTCGGTGGCCGCAACACGGTCTATCCCTATGAACGCGGTTGGAAAGACACCGTATTGCTCATGCCGCTGGAAAAGGTGACGGTTCTGGTGCGCTTCGATCGATACCGCGGGGTGTTCCCCCTGCACTGCCACAACCTCCAGCATGAGGACCTCGGGATGATGTTAAACGTGGACGTGACGTGACGCGCTCGTCGGCGGCCCTCTACTGAACCACGATCTGCCCGACCATTCCCGAATGGAGGGAACAGACGAACTCCCACGTTCCAGCTGCTGAAAAAACACGATCGTTGCTGCCCGATGAGTGATTTGGAATGTCGGTGACACCGGGGGACCGGATTGCACCGAACAGCACATTGTGAAGGATGCCGGAGTTGTTGAGGAAGGTAATCGCAGTCCCGCGGGCGACCGTCAGCGTGGTCGGGCTGAACCTCACGCCAGTCATGCAGATAGTGTTCGCCGGACATTGAACGCTTCCGCCCCCGGGGCTTCCAACGCCCCCGCCCCCATTATCGCCAGTCCTGGGAGCCGTGGAATCCCCACCGCATGCGGCGGCAGAGAACGCGATGACAGCGGTGAGCAACAGAGATTTTCGCACGGCAACTCCAGACAGAGGGTTTCTTTCGGGCGGACGAGTTGGTGATCTGCACAGTTGTTACGCCGGGCAAGCGGTTATGGATGCCTAGCGTCTCACACGCTGCAAGTAACCAGGCCCCCTCAGCGCGCGGCCGGGCAACGCCGATGTGACCTTCCCATTGTCCACCACCGGCACGCCATTCACCATCACGTAGCTCACGCCAGTCGACAATTGCTGTGGCTGTTCATACGTCGAACGGTCGATGATGGTCTCCGCGTCGAAGACAGTGATGTCGGCATACATGCCCGCCTTCAACAGCCCTCGATCGTGAAGTCCCACCCTCTGTGCGGCCAGTGATGTCATCTTGCGGATCGCAAACTCGAGAGTGATCACCGAGTCCTGACGCACGTAACGCCCGAGAATGCGGGGGAATGTTCCGAAGCCCCGCGGATGTCCGCGCTCGCCGAATCTGCCGGCTGAATCGGGACTCACTGCACCCGCATCCTGCCCGACGGATACCCACGGCTTCTGCATCGCCATCCGGAGCGCATCCTCGTTGAACGAGAAGTAGATGGCACTCGTGCGGCCACGGTCGCCGATCAACAGGTCGAAGGCAGCGTCGTAGGCATCGGCCTTCCCCCATGCTTTCGCAATATCGGTGAGCCGCATTCCCTGAAATCGCTTGAGAGAATCGGCTGAAACCGAATTCACCATAGTGCGCTCTGCTGTTCTGATACCGGCAGCTGAGTCCTCGCCCAGTTCGGTCTTCAGCCGCGCTCGCACCGCTGGCTCGCGCAGGCGGGTCACCATCGAATCACTGCCGCCCTCCTGCACCCAGGTGTTGAGCATTGCCGACAGTCCGGTACCGCTCGCGATGTACGGATACTGATCGGCGGTGACATCGATGCCTGCCTTCCGCGCCGAGTCGATGATGCCAAGCGCCTGCGCCATCTGTGCGGCCGAGCGGGATTTGATGTGACGAATCTGCGCCCAGGTTCCGGCACCCGATGCAATCCTGATGGTTTCGCGCACTGCCTCCAGCAGACCGGCGCCTTCACTTCGCATGTGCGTCGCGTAACCGCCGCGATAGGGAACCACATATTTAGTGAGCGCGATCAGCTCGTCTGTCGTGAAGAAAGTGCTTGGGAGATAAATGAGCCCCGTGCCGAGTCCCATAGCGCCATCGCGCATCGCCGAGTCGACCAGCGCGCCCATCTGCGCCATCTCGATGTGTGTGGGCGAGCGCTTCTCGAGACCCATCACTGCGCGGCGCACCGAGCTGGTACCGACGTAAGTGCCGAGATTGATCGCTGCCCCGCGCCGCTCGAGCTCCCGGAAATACCCGTCGAGCGATCTCCACCCCTGCGTTGCCGGCGGCGCCTCTCCCTTCGAATAGTTCGGCCACGCTGAAGTCACCTCGCCGGTGATCTCACTGGTAATTCCCTGAGTGATTTTCGATACAGCGTGCGGCCCGCGGAGGATCGAACCTTCGGAATGGCCGAGCATATCGATGAACCCGGGTGAAACCACCTGTCCCTTGGCATCGATAACACGGCGCGCGGTCTGGCCCGGCAGCGATACTCCCACATACGCGATGCGATCACCAGCCGTGGCTACACTGCCTCGGTACCAGGGATTACCAGTCCCATCGACAATGCGTGCATTCGTGATCAGGATGTCGTAAGGTCCGCTCGCGCGAGCCGGCACGGTACCGGAAGGGGTTACGGATAATCTCACGCAGGCAGCGAGCAGAAGAAGCGCTATGGCAGCCGTGCCCGGTAACACCACCTGCCTTTTTCGAGGGAACGAAGGAATGGTCCGTTGCAAGCTTGTCCTCTGCGTGAATTACGAATTACGAAACCTGGCGCGTCTTCTTCCGGAGAAAGTCCATCAGGATGAACTGGCCAAGCGTCATGGTGTTGGTGAAGTACGCCTTGCCGCGGCTGATCTCGGAGACGCGTTTGACAAACTCCACGAGTGCGCGGTCGCGAGCGAGCATGAAGGTGTTGATCATGATCCCCGACCGCCGGCAATTTGCGACCTCCTTCAGTGTCTCGCTCACAACCGCGAGATCCAGCCCCATCGAATTCTTGTAGATCTGCCCATTGGGCAGGGTCAGGGCGCTCGGCTTGCCATCAGTGATCATTACCACCTGCCGCATGTCCTTTTTCTGCGACATCAGGATACGCCGGGCGAGCTTGAGACCCTCGGCAGTGTTGGTGTGGTAAGGCCCCACCTGCGCCTGCGGCAGAGTTGCAAGCGGAATTTCCTCCGCGGAATCGTGGAACAGCACCACACGAAGCGTGTCGCCAGGGAACTGCGTGCGGATGAGATGCGTAAGAGCGAGCGCAACTTTCTTGGCCGGAGTAAAACGGTCCTCGCCGTACAGAATCATCGAATGCGAAGTGTCGAGCATCAGCACCGTAGCGCACGATGACCGGTACTCGGATTGCCTCACCATCAGATCACTGTAGTCGAGATCCATCGGCACTTCGAGCGAACCCGTCCGTGCCAGCGAATTGAGGAGCGTCTCGTTGACGTCGATGTTGAGAACATCGCCGAATTCGTATGGCTTGCTCCATCCATCTGCTTCGATGCCCGTTGCCAGATAAGGTGTGTCGTGACTCCCAAAGCTCGACTTTCCGAGTGAGCCTAGTATCGACCTGAGCGATTTATAGCCGAGAAAATCGATCGCCTTGTCAGTGAGATTGAACTGCACACTCTTCGAGGCCTCGTGCGCGAGTCCACCTGGCCCGGTAACCTGCTGATGACCGGCCGGCATTTGCGGTGGAGCATCTGTGTTGAGATAGCCCTCGGCGGACAGACGCTTGACGAGATCGTCGAGCAGCTTCGCAAGCTGTTCTTCGGCGTCTTCAGTGCCGTCACCGCGAAGGGCTTTCAGCAGCTCGGGGGTGAATTGTCCGCTATCTATGAGTGCATCGAGAATCGCCTGCTTGAGCGCTTCAACCGAACGATCGGGTTCGTCGTAGAAATCTCCCCACGGATCGAACTGTTGCCCGCCGGCGAACCCGGACTGCAACAGAAAGTCGGCGAGTTTGCCAAGCAGTGCCTGAAGGTCAACGGCATCTGCCATTTCCGGGCTGAATCTGGAGTACGTATGCGACCGCATGCTGAATAATACATTGCGGCGACGTTCGGGAAGGAGGAAGGGTGAAGGACTGCAAGTCCAGGGGCGCTCGGCGCAACGTTCGGATGGCGCCTTGACGATATTATCCCCCAAGAATGCCACCCATTAGAGAACCGATGAACCCGTTTCGCGTGCTGCAGGCGCACCGGAATTTTCGGCTGTTCTGGATGGGGCAGACGGTATCCCTTATCGGGACGTGGATGCATCAGGTGGCGCTGGGGTGGCTGGCGCTGCAGTTGTCCAACGACGCGTTCATCGTCGGGCTGGTGAGTGCCGCCGGGTCGCTGCCAATACTTTTGTTCTCGCTATATGCCGGCGTGCTTGTCGACCGCCGCGACAAGCTGAAGCTGGTGACGATCGCTCAGGTCCTGCTGTCGGTCGAGGCCGCGATTCTGTGGTGGCTTGTATGGACGAACCACATCAACATTCCGGTGCTGATCACTCTTGCGCTGGTAAACGGTCTCATCAGCGCAGTGGAGATACCGGCGCGGCAATCGCTGATCGTCGATCTCGTGGGGCGGGACGACATCGTCGACGCAATCGCGCTGAACTCCGGTGGCTTCAATCTCGCGAGGATCATCGGACCGTCGGTCGCCGCCGCCGTGATTGCCGGGGCCGGACTGGCATGGTGCTTCGGGATCAATGCATTGAGCTACATCGCCGTGATCGGATGCCTTCTGGCGATCCGGCTTCCGAAGTTCATCCCGGCGCAACGCGAAGTGGCTGCTTTTGAAGGGCTCAAGGAAGGGCTCGCTTATATCAGATCGAAACGCGAAGTCACCGGTTTGATGGGCATCATTGCCATTTATTCGATCTTCGGATTTCAGTACCTGACATTGATGCCGGTGCTGGCGCGTGACGTATTGCGCACCAACGCCAGCGGCTACGGGTTGCTCGTTACCTTCGTGGGAGTAGGTGCCCTGGCCGGCGCGCTGGCGCTGGCTGCGTTGAGCGCCCGTATCCGAAGGGGGCGGCTGTTCATGGCGTCAGCGCTCTCGTTCGCCTTGCTACTGATGATTTTCGCCATCGTCGACGTGTTTGAGGTCGCTGCCGGAGTGCTGCTTTTCCTCGGGTTGACGATGCTCATCAATGGCGCTCTGGCGAACGGAATTCTGCAATCCGTCGTGCCGGACGAGCTTCGCGGCCGGGTGATGGCGGCATACGTGTTCGTGTACGTGGGCTTCACGCCGATCGGGTCGCTGATAGCCGGGGCGGTTGCGCGCGCTACAAGCGTGCAGTGGGCAATCGGCACCGGCGCGGTGGTAATGCTTTGTTATGCGGCATGGGCGTTCTGGAGATTTCCTGAGCTGCGCCGAGTGTAAACAGGTTGGGGCAGGTGTTAGTCTCAACGTGAGACAGACTGTCGTGTTCTGCAAAGCAGCGGTCATCGTATATCATGGTCCAGGCGACCCTCGTCGCCCACTCCCAAAGCGGTCACAAATTGACTATATTGATTCAATACTAGCGCTCCGTCGGCAATTGCCGCGCGGGGCGCTGACAACATATGCACCGGACACAAAATGGATGGTGAAGTCTTTATGATAAATAAGACGCCTCAGGCCCTTTATCAGATGGAAAAGAAGCGCGCCGAGCGCGATCGCAGCGCGACGCATGCAGCGCTGATGAAGGACGCGAAGGCCGCGTTCGACCAGCTGATCGAGGACGGCAAGGCGGCCCGCAAGGGTGGCCGGCCCAAGGGAAGCAAGACCAGAAAGGATTAGATCGAAGAAAAGAGGCGGCTTTCTGGCCCGCCTCTTTTTCTATGTAATACCCTTTCTGATCGCCTGAGTCACCTTGTCAGCGAACGTGTCGATCTCATCGATTGTAGTTTAGACATTCGGAGTTATCCGGAGGCCGTGCAATTCCGCTGTCGCGGAACACGGCGTTCGAGGCGACCCCGGTGGCCACCATACCCGAAAGAAAATCGCGGCGAGACGTCACCAGCTTAACCGCGTCCGAGTGATCTGCTCAACCTGGAGGTGACCCGCACTGATTCAGAAATCCTTCACGCACGTAGGCGGCCGGGATGGTACCCTCACGCATGAACCGCTCATGGAACTCCCGGGCCGAGAACGCGGAACCCATGCGTGCTTTGCATGCCTCGCGCATCTCAACGATTGCATTTTTGCCGAGGTTGTAGGTTATGGCCTGGGTGGGCCACTTGGAGTACCGGTAGATCGCGCGCGTCGCACCATCAGTGATCGCGCGCGCGGTCGGGTCCGTCGCGGCGCGCAGTCTTGCTCCGGGCGTGAAGGACACATGTTCAGTGAAATAATCGATAGCCTCGTCGAAGCTCATACGGCTCGTGTGCAGACCCACATCGACGCGGATGCGGACGGCGCGCAGAAGCTGCCCCTGAAGCTCGTAGAGATACTCTCCGGCGTTGTAGAACCCATAGGGATGATTCGGCACCGGCTCGGCCATGAGCTCCTCGGCGTATAGCCCCCAGCCTTCGGCGGCCATCGAGTCACTCCA contains these protein-coding regions:
- a CDS encoding protein kinase, which codes for MIDSGRWEHVCSLFDELVELNSSEQAARLEALDGSDAELRASLASLLAADSEAEKQLSHIEGAFVLSPDAHDAPAPPRDLFGLTGKTLAHFRILEPLEAGGMGVVYRAEDTRLHRTVALKFPLPGHRFDDSSKKRFLREARSVAALDHPNVCSVYEVGESADGQPFFAMPLYSGETLKARLARDGPLSIGYAVAVATQIADGLGAAHQAGIVHRDVKPGNVMLLTDGTVKLLDFGLAKGGDASLTSSRATLGTVAYMAPEQIRGQPIDGRTDLWALGVVLYETITGHRPFEGDGDVAMAHAIMHREPERPSRLRNEIPAAVEGILFALLRKTPTNRPATAQQVSTELSAVRLGRAPAPARAARQRWAALTGWRRSRASRAIAILLVTLTLSTVALSAMTRLRASKRVSPVVTSSIAVLPFTNLSEDPEQKYFSDGITEELTTHLAKVAQLRVAARRSSSHFKGGHVDLREVGRMLGVSSVLQGTVQKKGTHVRVTAQLTDAASGYHVWAETYDREISDIFLIQDEISRAIVLALRISLYQPVPARVPSTRNSEAHDLYLKGRYSWNQRNEGAMVRATNFFRQAVALDPGYAAAWSGLADVEIAPRPARPYERFARAKVAATKALALDSTLAEAHVSMSWVNMWYDRDWNSAEQHIRRAIELSPGDMWAIGRYSAYLAAVGRLQESLPLAERASALDRLSYVQAAHLGSHYLWLRREREAETQFRKALELSPDLFLAHWGLGRVYLTQGRYREALTELEHKGSDYTGLHRPGLLGYAYGLAGHEAEARRILAELQGKARRGEYVSPVDPAIIHIALGEKERALDWLERVEGDRGARIFFVDPIFDPVRSDPRFEQLVRRLGLNASLAALRVERDVPTRRLE
- a CDS encoding ECF-type sigma factor; its protein translation is MSLESSDITRLVRSWAGGDEKALDQIVPILYDRLRQLAHERLRSEADGVSLNTTELVHEAYLKLADTRNPNLQHRSHFLALASRVMRNLLVDRARARLTRKRGSGQIPLEWADLPIPDAKLDVVMELDEALQRLEMLHQRQSQILEQRYFGGLSLEETAEALGVSLATVKRELRSARAWLALELRAEPSL
- a CDS encoding plastocyanin/azurin family copper-binding protein, whose protein sequence is MVAKDQYGTPITNIASTSFSSQNGSVATVGNDGTVSAAGAGVAQVTASVTAGGVTKSGATTVTVKVAPTAATVRAPDFTFLPDIVDISVGGNVTWTIGAIHHNVTFDSPAAPASIDELRNASASRTFPAKGIFDYVCGFHAAMTGTVRVH
- a CDS encoding multicopper oxidase domain-containing protein, giving the protein MPATLSAVGATLIAGSGLARIAPGESSAAWLFNGMLPGPTIRARRGEQAQIRLINQLPEPTIVHWHGLIVPEEADGHPRRAIQGGATLDYRFPVVQRAGTFWYHPHPHGRTAAQIHRGLAGFFIISDEEEDSLGLPKGEREILLLLQDRDGDAGKAFDYAPSDTDLHAGILRNVAFGNGARMPSLNVIGGRYRFRVLNGSQARVYRLGLSNGAPFLVIGNDGGLLPSVAQVDSIFLGVGERVDFLVDFASVKVGSRLMLKSLPFEMATTSTGSFTQGAEMDLLELLRTEGGGGIERPLPATLSNVAPLAAAVSDRAFLLRSSNQKEMHLINGVSFDMDRIDERIPLGQVERWIFLNDSPLPHPVHLHGTQFQIESRVGGRNTVYPYERGWKDTVLLMPLEKVTVLVRFDRYRGVFPLHCHNLQHEDLGMMLNVDVT
- a CDS encoding plastocyanin/azurin family copper-binding protein; this encodes MRKSLLLTAVIAFSAAACGGDSTAPRTGDNGGGGVGSPGGGSVQCPANTICMTGVRFSPTTLTVARGTAITFLNNSGILHNVLFGAIRSPGVTDIPNHSSGSNDRVFSAAGTWEFVCSLHSGMVGQIVVQ
- a CDS encoding D-aminoacylase → MRLSVTPSGTVPARASGPYDILITNARIVDGTGNPWYRGSVATAGDRIAYVGVSLPGQTARRVIDAKGQVVSPGFIDMLGHSEGSILRGPHAVSKITQGITSEITGEVTSAWPNYSKGEAPPATQGWRSLDGYFRELERRGAAINLGTYVGTSSVRRAVMGLEKRSPTHIEMAQMGALVDSAMRDGAMGLGTGLIYLPSTFFTTDELIALTKYVVPYRGGYATHMRSEGAGLLEAVRETIRIASGAGTWAQIRHIKSRSAAQMAQALGIIDSARKAGIDVTADQYPYIASGTGLSAMLNTWVQEGGSDSMVTRLREPAVRARLKTELGEDSAAGIRTAERTMVNSVSADSLKRFQGMRLTDIAKAWGKADAYDAAFDLLIGDRGRTSAIYFSFNEDALRMAMQKPWVSVGQDAGAVSPDSAGRFGERGHPRGFGTFPRILGRYVRQDSVITLEFAIRKMTSLAAQRVGLHDRGLLKAGMYADITVFDAETIIDRSTYEQPQQLSTGVSYVMVNGVPVVDNGKVTSALPGRALRGPGYLQRVRR
- a CDS encoding VWA domain-containing protein: MRSHTYSRFSPEMADAVDLQALLGKLADFLLQSGFAGGQQFDPWGDFYDEPDRSVEALKQAILDALIDSGQFTPELLKALRGDGTEDAEEQLAKLLDDLVKRLSAEGYLNTDAPPQMPAGHQQVTGPGGLAHEASKSVQFNLTDKAIDFLGYKSLRSILGSLGKSSFGSHDTPYLATGIEADGWSKPYEFGDVLNIDVNETLLNSLARTGSLEVPMDLDYSDLMVRQSEYRSSCATVLMLDTSHSMILYGEDRFTPAKKVALALTHLIRTQFPGDTLRVVLFHDSAEEIPLATLPQAQVGPYHTNTAEGLKLARRILMSQKKDMRQVVMITDGKPSALTLPNGQIYKNSMGLDLAVVSETLKEVANCRRSGIMINTFMLARDRALVEFVKRVSEISRGKAYFTNTMTLGQFILMDFLRKKTRQVS
- a CDS encoding MFS transporter — its product is MPPIREPMNPFRVLQAHRNFRLFWMGQTVSLIGTWMHQVALGWLALQLSNDAFIVGLVSAAGSLPILLFSLYAGVLVDRRDKLKLVTIAQVLLSVEAAILWWLVWTNHINIPVLITLALVNGLISAVEIPARQSLIVDLVGRDDIVDAIALNSGGFNLARIIGPSVAAAVIAGAGLAWCFGINALSYIAVIGCLLAIRLPKFIPAQREVAAFEGLKEGLAYIRSKREVTGLMGIIAIYSIFGFQYLTLMPVLARDVLRTNASGYGLLVTFVGVGALAGALALAALSARIRRGRLFMASALSFALLLMIFAIVDVFEVAAGVLLFLGLTMLINGALANGILQSVVPDELRGRVMAAYVFVYVGFTPIGSLIAGAVARATSVQWAIGTGAVVMLCYAAWAFWRFPELRRV